One window from the genome of Myxocyprinus asiaticus isolate MX2 ecotype Aquarium Trade chromosome 30, UBuf_Myxa_2, whole genome shotgun sequence encodes:
- the LOC127421346 gene encoding acidic leucine-rich nuclear phosphoprotein 32 family member E-like: protein MEMKKRISLELRNRTPAEVAELVVDNCRSSDGEIEGLTDEFKELEFLSMVNVGLTSVAKLPSLPKLRKLELSDNNISGALEALAEKCPNLTYLNLSGNKIKELGTLEALQNLKNLKSLDLFNCEITTLEDYRESIFELLPQVTYLDGFDAEDNEAPDSEADDDDDDEDGEEGAGQLGDYEEEEEDEEGSEGGEVGLSYLMKEDIQDEEDDDDYVEEEEGEEEEAEVRGEKRKRVAEDEGEDDDEDDD, encoded by the exons ATGGAGATGAAGAAGAGGATCAGTTTAGAGCTGAGGAACAGAACTCCAGCCGAG GTCGCAGAGCTGGTGGTGGATAACTGCCGCTCGAGTGACGGTGAGATTGAAGGCTTGACAGATGAGTTTAAAGAGCTGGAGTTCCTCAGCATGGTCAACGTGGGCCTCACCTCCGTTGCCAAGCTACCCTCACTGCCAAAACTGAGGAAG TTGGAGCTGAGTGATAATAACATCTCAGGGGCACTGGAGGCACTTGCAGAGAAATGCCCCAACTTAACGTACCTAAATTTGAGTGGCAACAAGATCAAAGAACTCGGCACACTTGAGGCCCTG CAAAACCTAAAGAACCTAAAGAGTTTGGACCTGTTCAACTGTGAGATCACCACGTTGGAGGACTACAGGGAAAGCATCTTTGAACTGCTGCCTCAGGTCACATACCTGGATGGCTTTGATGCAGAGGACAATGAAGCTCCAGACTCGGAAGCTGACGATGATG atgatgatgaggatggtgaGGAAGGAGCTGGGCAACTTGGAGACTatgaagaagaagaggaggatgaggaagGCTCAGAGGGTGGAGAAGTTGGGCTATCCTATCTAATGAAAGAAGACATCCAG gatgaggaagatgatgatgacTATGTGGAAGAGGAGGAAGGAGAGG AAGAAGAAGCTGAAGTTCGAGGGGAGAAGCGAAAGAGGGTCGCTGAAGATGAgggtgaagatgatgatgaagatgatgactaA